A stretch of Candidatus Bathyarchaeota archaeon DNA encodes these proteins:
- a CDS encoding NusA-like transcription termination signal-binding factor yields MFKGIRLTNTEIKHIALFESITGATVRDCIIDEEFNRIIFVIKEGDAGIAIGKGGKNLSLLEKMTGKKHEIIEFSEDPAQFIKNALKPARVREIRISEKPNGETVASVHVDPRDKGIAIGKNGKNAEKVRLLAKKYFQISNVSIV; encoded by the coding sequence TTGTTTAAAGGAATAAGGCTGACCAATACCGAGATAAAACACATCGCTCTCTTCGAAAGCATTACGGGTGCAACCGTCCGCGACTGCATCATAGATGAGGAGTTTAACCGCATCATATTCGTCATTAAAGAAGGTGATGCCGGAATCGCGATAGGGAAGGGTGGAAAAAATCTCTCCCTACTCGAAAAAATGACTGGTAAGAAGCATGAGATAATAGAATTCTCTGAAGATCCTGCCCAGTTTATCAAGAATGCGCTCAAGCCAGCTAGAGTGAGAGAGATACGCATATCTGAGAAACCTAACGGTGAAACTGTGGCATCTGTTCACGTGGATCCTAGAGATAAGGGGATAGCGATCGGCAAAAATGGAAAAAACGCTGAAAAGGTGAGACTCCTAGCAAAGAAGTATTTCCAAATAAGTAATGTCTCAATAGTTTAG
- a CDS encoding 50S ribosomal protein L30e, whose translation MADLDNSIVMAVKTGKVAFGANSALQGAATGKVKLIILSSNCPQKIRDKIEYCCKLSDIPIVVSPRTSIDLGRLCGKPFPLSAIAIRDPGDSDILELAVSTLV comes from the coding sequence GTGGCTGACCTAGACAATTCAATCGTTATGGCTGTAAAGACAGGAAAAGTCGCGTTCGGCGCAAACTCCGCGTTACAGGGAGCAGCGACAGGAAAGGTAAAACTCATCATACTCTCATCTAACTGCCCACAAAAGATAAGGGATAAAATTGAATATTGCTGCAAACTCTCCGATATCCCCATCGTCGTATCGCCGAGGACAAGCATCGATCTCGGCAGGCTCTGTGGCAAACCTTTCCCCTTGTCAGCAATCGCGATAAGGGATCCAGGTGACTCGGACATCTTAGAGCTAGCGGTGAGCACCCTTGTTTAA
- a CDS encoding 30S ribosomal protein S12: MKKSPRGLFAARKLRQKRKKMRWKSIDYKRRILKLDVKSDPLEGAPMARGIVLEKVGRESKQPNSAIRKCVRVQLIKNGKVITAFLPGDGALNVVDEHDEVIVEGIGGSEGGAMGDIPGVRWKVVTVNGVSLKELVLGRKEKPLR, from the coding sequence ATGAAAAAATCCCCGAGAGGGTTATTCGCCGCCAGGAAACTCAGACAGAAAAGGAAGAAAATGAGATGGAAGAGCATAGACTATAAAAGGCGAATATTAAAGCTAGACGTAAAATCCGACCCGCTCGAGGGCGCCCCGATGGCTAGGGGAATAGTTCTTGAAAAGGTTGGGAGAGAAAGCAAACAGCCAAACAGCGCTATAAGAAAGTGCGTCCGCGTCCAACTGATAAAAAATGGAAAGGTCATTACAGCTTTCCTGCCAGGCGATGGAGCTTTGAACGTAGTTGACGAACATGATGAAGTAATAGTCGAGGGTATCGGCGGATCTGAAGGAGGAGCCATGGGAGACATTCCTGGAGTAAGATGGAAAGTGGTCACAGTAAACGGCGTCTCACTAAAAGAGCTGGTTTTGGGAAGAAAAGAGAAACCTTTGCGCTAA
- a CDS encoding DNA-directed RNA polymerase subunit B, whose amino-acid sequence MINYEDANLIQRAFFEDKGLVRQHLDSYNAFVEHGLQEIINEVGEIEIEVPEGPYKIKFGRIYVVRESENDVIYGPYVTEVDGTRHEIYPQEARLRNLTYAMPLSVEMTPVIDDKEFEKELVYIGDLPTMLKSKYCLLSGLSEEELIRQGEDPLDPGGYFIINGSERVIVAIEDLAPNRILVDIDTRGVNPIYQAKVFSTTVGFKARIEMRMKADGSLHVSVPGVPSEIPFIILMRALGIESDKEIAEAVSIDKTIQGELEPSFEEASGVDTVEDALLFIGNRVAHGQVKSYRLQKAEAILDRNFLPHIGRTKDRRKFKAYFLGEMASRVIELKLGRRKQDDKDHFKNKRLKLAGPLLADLFRIAFRNLCRDIKYQLERMGLKRRLISVSVAVRPGIISDKLQHSLATGNWGRGKVGVTQLLDRTNMLSTYSHLRRLQSPLSRSQPNFEARDLHATHWGRLCPNETPEGANCGLVKNLALSATISVGLNEEKVKEYLFRRGVIPFEDASEALRSSGAKIFLNGCPIGFHIAPGELVTEIREDRRNGDISHEINVAYFSKEYGQNDEVYVNCDEGRVLRPLIIVENGRPRLTPEHVRKINDREWSWEDLVKNGIIEFLDAEEEENALIAVSAEELTIEHTHLEITPYSILGACASIIPYPEHNQSPRNSYESAMAKQALGIYAVNFPLRVDSRSHILHYPQKPLVQTKPMDVIGYNIRPSGQNCVVAVISFEGYNMEDALIFNKASIERGLARSTFYRIYDAECRQYLGGLRDRLVIPEPGTRGYRGEQYYRFLEEDGIVGIESAVSGGDVLIGRISPPRFLEEYKEFEVKGPTMRDSSIDMRPSENGIVDAVFITETNEGSRLVKVRVRDERIPELGDKFASRHGQKGVIGMIVPQEDMPFSVDGVVPDIIINPHAFPSRMTIGQFLESIAGKVAAVKGEYADGTPFIGDEGEELEKLLIEHGFSYTGREVLYNGITGEKYVADIFIGIVYYQKLHHMVSDKIHARARGQVQMLTRQPTEGRARGGGLRFGEMERDCLIGHGAAMLLRDRLLEESDKYILYICENCGYIAYYDIRQRTYVCQICEEKARISPVEVSYAFKLLLQELMSLCISPRLKLKERA is encoded by the coding sequence TTGATTAATTATGAAGATGCCAATCTAATTCAGAGGGCTTTTTTCGAGGACAAGGGACTGGTTCGGCAGCATCTAGATTCTTATAACGCCTTTGTTGAGCATGGGCTTCAGGAGATTATTAACGAGGTTGGCGAGATAGAGATCGAGGTGCCTGAGGGTCCATACAAGATAAAATTTGGTAGAATATATGTTGTGCGAGAGTCGGAGAACGACGTCATTTATGGACCATATGTTACGGAGGTGGACGGCACAAGGCATGAGATTTACCCTCAAGAGGCGCGCTTAAGAAACTTGACTTATGCTATGCCTCTTTCTGTGGAAATGACTCCCGTGATCGACGATAAGGAGTTTGAGAAAGAGCTAGTCTATATAGGCGATCTGCCCACAATGTTGAAGTCTAAGTACTGCCTTCTTTCAGGTCTTTCAGAAGAAGAACTCATACGTCAAGGTGAAGATCCGCTAGATCCCGGAGGATATTTCATAATCAACGGTTCTGAGCGTGTAATCGTAGCGATTGAGGATCTGGCCCCGAATAGAATTCTTGTCGACATTGACACGAGGGGAGTTAATCCCATTTACCAGGCTAAGGTATTCTCAACCACAGTGGGTTTCAAGGCTAGAATAGAAATGAGAATGAAGGCTGACGGTTCCCTGCATGTTTCTGTTCCTGGCGTACCATCAGAAATTCCATTCATAATCCTAATGAGGGCTCTTGGCATCGAATCCGACAAGGAAATTGCTGAGGCCGTGTCTATAGACAAGACGATTCAGGGCGAACTTGAACCCTCCTTTGAGGAGGCTAGCGGAGTAGACACTGTTGAGGATGCTTTGCTATTCATTGGCAACAGGGTCGCTCATGGACAGGTCAAAAGTTACCGTCTTCAGAAAGCTGAAGCAATTCTTGACAGGAACTTCCTTCCCCACATTGGAAGAACCAAGGATAGAAGAAAGTTTAAAGCATATTTCCTTGGTGAAATGGCTTCAAGGGTTATAGAGCTTAAGCTTGGCAGACGAAAACAGGACGATAAAGACCATTTTAAAAATAAAAGATTAAAACTTGCAGGTCCTCTCCTCGCGGATCTCTTCAGAATTGCATTCAGAAACCTATGCCGTGATATAAAGTATCAGCTAGAGAGAATGGGGTTAAAGAGACGTCTGATAAGCGTCTCAGTTGCTGTTAGACCAGGCATAATATCGGATAAGCTTCAACACTCCCTAGCTACAGGAAATTGGGGGAGAGGTAAGGTAGGAGTCACTCAGCTGCTCGACAGAACTAACATGCTGTCAACATACAGTCACCTGCGGAGACTACAATCGCCTCTAAGCCGCAGCCAACCGAACTTTGAAGCGAGAGATCTGCATGCCACGCATTGGGGAAGATTATGCCCAAATGAGACTCCTGAGGGTGCAAACTGCGGACTCGTCAAGAACCTTGCCCTGTCGGCCACGATATCCGTGGGCTTAAACGAAGAAAAGGTTAAGGAATACTTGTTTAGAAGGGGTGTCATACCTTTTGAAGATGCAAGCGAAGCTTTACGTTCGTCTGGAGCAAAAATCTTCCTTAATGGATGCCCGATTGGCTTTCACATCGCACCGGGGGAATTAGTTACAGAAATCAGAGAAGATCGTAGAAATGGGGATATATCGCATGAGATCAACGTCGCCTACTTCTCTAAGGAGTATGGGCAGAATGATGAAGTTTACGTGAACTGTGACGAAGGGCGGGTTTTACGTCCGCTGATTATAGTAGAAAACGGAAGGCCTAGACTCACACCTGAGCATGTGAGAAAGATAAATGATAGGGAATGGTCTTGGGAGGACCTTGTCAAGAATGGTATAATCGAATTTTTGGATGCGGAGGAAGAGGAGAATGCGTTGATAGCGGTCAGTGCTGAAGAATTGACAATAGAGCATACACATCTTGAGATAACGCCATACTCGATTTTAGGAGCCTGCGCCTCAATCATACCTTACCCAGAACATAATCAGTCACCAAGAAACTCTTATGAGTCCGCAATGGCAAAACAGGCGCTGGGCATATACGCGGTGAACTTTCCATTAAGGGTCGATTCAAGGTCACATATACTCCATTATCCCCAAAAGCCGCTTGTACAGACAAAACCTATGGATGTGATAGGATATAATATCCGCCCTTCAGGGCAGAACTGTGTCGTAGCTGTCATATCATTTGAAGGATACAACATGGAGGACGCATTAATCTTCAATAAGGCTTCAATAGAGAGGGGTCTAGCCCGTTCGACCTTCTACAGAATATACGATGCAGAGTGCAGGCAATACCTCGGCGGGCTTAGAGATCGCCTAGTTATTCCTGAGCCGGGAACCCGCGGATATAGAGGCGAACAATACTATCGTTTCCTCGAGGAGGATGGAATAGTTGGTATAGAATCGGCTGTATCAGGCGGAGATGTACTAATAGGAAGAATCAGTCCGCCACGTTTCCTTGAGGAGTACAAGGAGTTTGAGGTCAAAGGTCCAACCATGAGGGATTCATCAATTGACATGAGACCCTCCGAAAATGGCATAGTTGATGCTGTATTCATAACTGAAACAAATGAGGGAAGCAGGTTAGTCAAAGTCAGAGTCCGCGACGAACGTATTCCGGAACTCGGAGACAAATTCGCCTCTCGGCATGGACAAAAAGGGGTCATAGGGATGATTGTCCCTCAAGAAGACATGCCCTTCAGTGTTGACGGGGTTGTTCCAGACATAATAATCAATCCCCACGCTTTTCCATCAAGGATGACGATAGGGCAGTTCCTAGAATCTATTGCTGGTAAAGTAGCGGCGGTAAAAGGGGAATACGCGGACGGAACACCATTCATAGGCGATGAGGGTGAAGAACTTGAAAAGTTACTCATCGAACATGGCTTCAGTTATACGGGGAGAGAGGTTCTCTACAACGGTATCACCGGAGAAAAATATGTCGCAGACATCTTCATAGGTATCGTCTACTATCAAAAACTCCACCATATGGTGTCTGACAAGATACATGCGAGGGCAAGAGGACAGGTGCAGATGCTGACGAGGCAACCTACAGAAGGCAGAGCAAGGGGCGGAGGGTTACGCTTCGGGGAAATGGAGAGGGATTGCCTAATCGGGCATGGAGCTGCAATGCTTCTCCGCGATAGGCTTCTGGAAGAGTCGGACAAGTATATTCTCTATATCTGCGAGAACTGCGGATACATCGCATATTATGACATTAGGCAGAGAACCTACGTTTGCCAGATCTGTGAAGAAAAGGCTAGGATCTCGCCAGTGGAGGTCTCATATGCCTTTAAGCTTCTTCTACAGGAGCTGATGAGCTTATGTATTTCGCCAAGACTCAAGCTTAAGGAGAGAGCATGA
- a CDS encoding DNA-directed RNA polymerase subunit A', with protein sequence MSIEETFEKLIDEIRFGIISPQVIRKMSVVEIKTADTYDEDGAVIPSGLMDNRLGVLEPGQRCRTCGNTAARCPGHFGHIELAVPIIHVEFTKKIHDLLQAFCKNCGRILLPEKTITRARRQIERVKKIMGSVPSQFYNSVLEKAKKTRECPFCATKQHKIEFVKPTIFYEHLEEGAQRLTASMIRERFERIPDEDLELIGFDAKNARPEWMILQVLPVPPVYVRPSITLESGIRSEDDLTHKLVDIIRINERLKENIEAGAPTLIIQDLSELLEYHVTTYFNNESSGIPPARHRSGRALKTLSQRLKGKEGRFRSNLSGKRVDFSARTVISPDPNLNVNEVGVPLTVAMKLSVPERVTEWNIEEMKKLVRNGPENYPGALYIVRPDGKRVRLEFVTDREKIAEALEPGYIVERHLRDGDIVIFNRQPSLHRMSIMAHYVRVLPYKTFRLNLCVCPPYNADFDGDEMNLHVPQSEESQTEALILMEVQNHILSPRFGGPIIGAIRDFITAAYLLTKKTTQFTKKEVCELLISANYEGELPEPAIKEPKEIWTGKQIFSLFLPKDLNYALKASICRNCDVCIREKCPYDAYVIIKNGKLLSGVIDKNSIGAEKSESLLHRIIKDYGTETGRIFLDKMSRLLSRFITMRGFSYSYKDLDLSSDAKSKIQQTIKQAEKKVESFMKALQEGTLERLPGQSLIDSFEIYVMNELSKAFEKAGKIADADLEMENSGVIMTRSGARGSLINIGQMSACLGQQSVRGKRIERGYVERALPHFKMRDASPRAKGFVYSSFRDGLNPLEFFFHTMVGRDALVDTAVRTQQSGYMQRRLINAMEHLRVEYDGTVRNSAGDIIQFKYGEDGVDPAKSDHGKAVNVARLIEQIELMMETRKGAREDYIEKRLEEVKNELNPLLVEELRRNLYKSKLSEEGVDLAVKLTVEHYKRALVEPGEAIGIVAAQSIGEPGTQMTLRTFHYAGVREQNVTLGLPRLIEIVDARREPSTPTMLIHLDQDHRKSREKATEVARKILYTTIQDVAESILLDVETNNIIVKLDKKRMEERGVTHDDVINALVSPRFSVEVKGEAITIGPKKQQNPKKLLEQISAYHIKGIPGIKRILVTEEEGEWVIRTEGSNLSQVLEVEGVDPKRTLTNNIHEIAKTLGIEAARNALIREASSVLEEQGLDVDLRHIMLVADIMTATGSVRQIGRHGVSGGKASVLARASFEITVPNIVEAAVKGERDVLKGVTENVIVGQAIPIGTGLVDIYMSANVMEGERGAE encoded by the coding sequence ATGTCAATTGAAGAGACATTTGAAAAACTGATAGACGAAATCCGATTTGGAATAATTTCGCCGCAAGTTATCAGAAAGATGTCTGTGGTTGAAATAAAAACGGCGGACACCTATGATGAGGATGGAGCCGTAATTCCCTCAGGACTGATGGATAACAGGCTGGGGGTACTTGAGCCCGGCCAAAGATGCAGAACATGCGGCAATACTGCCGCAAGATGTCCGGGGCATTTTGGACATATAGAGCTCGCTGTCCCAATAATACATGTCGAATTTACAAAGAAGATTCATGACTTATTACAGGCTTTCTGCAAGAATTGTGGACGCATACTCCTGCCAGAGAAGACAATAACGAGAGCGAGGAGACAGATTGAACGAGTTAAGAAGATTATGGGATCAGTCCCCTCCCAATTCTACAATTCTGTTCTTGAAAAGGCCAAAAAGACTAGAGAATGTCCATTTTGCGCGACCAAGCAGCATAAGATAGAGTTTGTTAAGCCCACAATATTTTATGAGCATCTAGAGGAGGGCGCACAAAGGCTAACTGCAAGCATGATTCGAGAGAGGTTTGAAAGGATCCCTGATGAGGACCTCGAACTGATAGGATTTGACGCCAAAAACGCTAGACCGGAATGGATGATTCTCCAAGTCCTTCCAGTACCACCAGTCTATGTAAGGCCATCAATAACACTTGAGTCGGGAATAAGATCCGAAGACGATCTAACACATAAGCTTGTAGACATAATAAGGATAAATGAACGCCTCAAGGAGAATATTGAGGCTGGAGCTCCCACACTTATCATCCAAGACCTTTCCGAACTTCTAGAATACCATGTCACAACATACTTTAATAACGAGTCTTCCGGGATCCCGCCGGCTAGGCATAGGTCTGGGAGAGCGCTCAAGACACTATCACAGCGCCTAAAAGGTAAGGAGGGAAGGTTTAGAAGCAACCTATCGGGTAAAAGGGTAGATTTCTCAGCCCGTACAGTGATAAGTCCAGACCCAAACCTTAACGTGAATGAGGTTGGAGTGCCGCTTACCGTAGCAATGAAACTTTCAGTTCCAGAGAGAGTTACAGAGTGGAATATTGAGGAGATGAAGAAACTTGTCAGGAACGGTCCTGAAAATTACCCCGGCGCATTATATATTGTTAGGCCTGACGGAAAAAGGGTAAGGCTTGAGTTCGTCACCGACAGGGAGAAAATAGCGGAAGCTTTGGAGCCTGGCTACATTGTCGAGAGGCACCTCAGAGACGGAGACATCGTTATATTTAACAGGCAGCCGTCACTGCATAGGATGTCAATAATGGCGCATTATGTTAGAGTCTTGCCTTACAAGACTTTCCGATTAAACCTCTGCGTGTGTCCGCCTTATAATGCGGATTTCGACGGAGATGAGATGAACCTTCACGTTCCACAAAGTGAAGAGTCGCAAACCGAGGCCCTAATACTGATGGAAGTGCAGAATCACATTCTATCACCCAGGTTTGGAGGTCCAATAATTGGCGCGATAAGAGACTTCATAACCGCTGCTTATCTCCTCACGAAGAAGACGACCCAGTTCACAAAGAAAGAAGTATGCGAGCTGCTAATTTCTGCGAATTATGAGGGCGAATTACCTGAACCTGCAATCAAGGAGCCGAAAGAGATCTGGACGGGGAAGCAGATATTCAGTCTATTCCTCCCAAAAGACCTGAATTACGCGCTAAAAGCAAGCATATGCCGCAACTGTGATGTATGTATACGTGAAAAATGTCCTTACGATGCTTACGTCATAATAAAGAATGGGAAGCTTCTAAGCGGGGTAATAGACAAGAACTCGATAGGCGCCGAGAAATCTGAAAGCCTTCTCCATAGAATAATAAAGGATTACGGAACTGAAACTGGAAGAATCTTCCTTGACAAGATGAGTCGACTATTGTCAAGGTTCATAACCATGAGAGGTTTCTCCTACTCATACAAGGATCTCGACCTCTCCTCTGACGCGAAATCCAAAATCCAGCAGACCATCAAGCAGGCCGAGAAGAAGGTTGAATCCTTCATGAAAGCGCTACAGGAAGGAACACTGGAGCGACTTCCGGGACAGAGCCTGATAGACTCTTTTGAGATCTACGTCATGAATGAGCTTTCAAAGGCTTTCGAAAAGGCAGGAAAAATCGCTGACGCGGATCTTGAAATGGAGAATTCCGGCGTTATAATGACCAGGAGTGGTGCAAGAGGCTCATTAATAAACATCGGTCAAATGTCTGCATGCCTAGGTCAACAATCGGTTCGTGGAAAAAGAATTGAGCGTGGATATGTCGAGAGAGCTTTGCCCCACTTCAAAATGAGAGATGCCTCGCCGAGGGCAAAAGGTTTTGTATACTCCTCATTCAGAGATGGGCTGAATCCTCTTGAATTCTTCTTCCACACAATGGTGGGCAGAGACGCATTAGTCGATACGGCTGTCAGGACCCAACAGAGCGGGTACATGCAGAGGCGGCTGATAAACGCGATGGAACATCTTCGCGTCGAATACGACGGAACAGTCAGAAACTCTGCAGGCGACATTATCCAATTTAAGTATGGTGAGGACGGCGTTGATCCCGCAAAAAGTGACCATGGGAAAGCTGTGAACGTTGCTAGGCTAATCGAACAGATAGAGCTGATGATGGAAACTAGGAAAGGAGCAAGAGAGGATTATATAGAGAAGCGGCTTGAAGAGGTCAAAAATGAGTTAAATCCACTTCTTGTTGAAGAGCTCAGGAGGAACCTCTACAAATCCAAGCTCTCTGAAGAAGGCGTAGACCTAGCTGTCAAACTTACCGTTGAACATTATAAGCGTGCACTAGTCGAGCCTGGCGAAGCAATTGGAATAGTAGCCGCTCAATCAATAGGTGAACCAGGCACACAGATGACGCTGAGGACTTTTCACTACGCTGGTGTAAGAGAGCAGAATGTCACATTAGGTCTTCCACGTCTGATAGAGATCGTTGACGCAAGGAGGGAGCCGTCGACACCGACCATGCTGATACATCTAGACCAGGATCACAGGAAAAGCAGGGAGAAAGCGACAGAGGTAGCGAGAAAAATCTTATACACAACCATCCAAGATGTTGCGGAAAGTATACTGCTAGATGTCGAGACGAACAATATAATAGTTAAGCTTGATAAGAAGAGGATGGAGGAGCGTGGGGTCACACATGATGACGTCATCAATGCGCTTGTTTCTCCTAGATTTTCTGTAGAGGTGAAGGGAGAAGCTATTACTATAGGGCCTAAAAAACAACAGAATCCGAAGAAACTGTTGGAGCAGATATCAGCTTACCATATTAAAGGAATTCCTGGAATAAAAAGGATCTTGGTGACCGAGGAAGAGGGAGAATGGGTTATCAGAACAGAGGGCTCAAATCTATCTCAGGTGCTAGAAGTAGAAGGTGTTGATCCTAAAAGGACGCTGACGAACAACATTCATGAGATAGCAAAGACGCTTGGCATCGAAGCGGCGAGGAACGCTCTGATAAGGGAGGCGAGCAGCGTACTCGAGGAACAGGGATTGGACGTAGACTTGAGACACATAATGCTTGTCGCAGATATCATGACTGCAACTGGCAGCGTACGTCAGATTGGAAGGCACGGAGTGAGCGGGGGCAAGGCAAGCGTGCTTGCAAGAGCTTCATTTGAGATCACGGTTCCTAACATTGTCGAAGCGGCGGTCAAGGGAGAAAGAGATGTATTGAAAGGTGTGACAGAGAACGTCATAGTTGGACAAGCCATACCTATAGGGACGGGTCTCGTAGATATTTATATGTCTGCTAATGTGATGGAAGGTGAAAGGGGGGCAGAATAG
- a CDS encoding aldehyde:ferredoxin oxidoreductase codes for MVEWVKTLSRVLYIDLTRKMCWVEDRTDLFEEWLGGIGVATQLYREEVSKEADPLGPENAVIFSVGPLSGLFPMASKTVAAFKSPLDGYFAESHAGGRSASAIRYAGYGAIVIKGASDRPVYLVVESEKTRFRDAGALWGMNSLSAGRVLREVTGGAGFRTIARIGRAGERLVHYACVTTETYRHFGRMGLGAVFGSKNLKALVIIGSGGFKLPNVRAYRETYRNLWELAVRSPVAKKYHDLGTAENVMPLNEIGALPTRNFSSGRFENAEDISGEEFARNVLARRVACSMCPVACIHVAAIREEYEDEKYFFKTEFVSYDYEPIYAVGSNLGICDRFGLLKIFHVLEAEGVDVISTGAVLAWCTEALEKGIISENETIIPLRWGDWKNYIKAIQYISEQANDFYKTAAKGVQALASKYGGRDFAVSFNNVEPAGYHTGPLFISSLIIGFRHSHLDSGAYSMDQKIIMSGGKLPSTSEAARIIREEEAWRQVLNSLVICLFARGLYGKENVVKALNSLDYNLSEDDLTRLAWKIYTTKNKQKIEEGFDPLGIKVPKRLLETPTPLGSINEQYIREVVEKIFDRIK; via the coding sequence ATGGTTGAATGGGTTAAGACCCTCTCCAGAGTGCTATACATAGATCTTACGAGAAAAATGTGCTGGGTGGAAGATAGAACAGATCTTTTTGAAGAATGGCTTGGTGGAATAGGGGTTGCAACGCAGCTATATAGAGAGGAGGTTTCAAAAGAAGCTGATCCTCTTGGTCCAGAGAACGCTGTGATATTTTCTGTCGGTCCTCTCTCTGGTCTATTTCCCATGGCTTCGAAGACTGTAGCCGCCTTTAAGTCTCCGCTTGATGGATACTTTGCCGAGTCTCATGCAGGAGGAAGATCCGCGTCAGCGATTAGATATGCTGGATACGGGGCTATTGTGATTAAAGGGGCAAGCGACAGGCCTGTTTATTTAGTTGTGGAATCCGAAAAGACCAGGTTTAGAGATGCAGGTGCATTATGGGGAATGAATAGTCTAAGTGCTGGAAGAGTTCTGAGAGAAGTCACAGGAGGTGCAGGCTTCAGAACTATAGCGAGGATAGGCAGGGCTGGCGAAAGGCTGGTTCACTATGCATGTGTCACAACAGAGACCTACAGACATTTCGGTCGGATGGGTCTGGGGGCAGTATTCGGATCAAAGAATCTGAAAGCTTTAGTTATCATAGGAAGCGGCGGTTTCAAACTCCCAAACGTCAGAGCATACAGGGAGACCTATAGGAACCTTTGGGAACTGGCGGTAAGGTCTCCGGTAGCGAAGAAGTATCATGACTTGGGAACCGCAGAGAACGTGATGCCGCTCAATGAGATAGGCGCGCTTCCGACAAGAAACTTTTCTTCAGGAAGATTCGAGAATGCAGAAGATATTAGCGGCGAGGAGTTCGCTAGAAACGTCCTTGCAAGAAGGGTTGCATGTAGCATGTGCCCTGTTGCATGCATACACGTTGCTGCGATAAGGGAGGAGTATGAAGATGAGAAATATTTCTTCAAGACGGAGTTCGTCTCATATGACTATGAGCCCATATACGCCGTAGGAAGCAATCTCGGTATATGCGACAGATTTGGTCTACTAAAGATTTTTCATGTTCTAGAAGCGGAAGGGGTCGATGTTATATCTACTGGAGCCGTCCTGGCGTGGTGTACTGAAGCTCTTGAGAAGGGTATTATAAGCGAGAATGAGACTATTATTCCGCTTAGGTGGGGAGACTGGAAAAACTATATCAAGGCAATTCAATACATAAGCGAGCAGGCAAACGACTTCTACAAGACGGCTGCTAAAGGTGTACAGGCGCTAGCATCAAAATACGGAGGCCGCGACTTTGCAGTATCATTCAACAATGTAGAGCCCGCGGGCTATCACACCGGACCACTATTTATTTCCTCACTTATAATAGGGTTTAGGCATTCCCACCTGGACTCAGGAGCATACTCAATGGATCAAAAGATCATTATGTCAGGTGGAAAATTACCTAGCACTTCCGAGGCGGCAAGGATTATTCGGGAAGAAGAGGCTTGGAGGCAAGTTCTTAACTCGTTAGTAATATGCCTATTCGCAAGAGGACTATATGGAAAGGAAAATGTAGTAAAGGCCTTAAATAGCTTAGACTACAACCTAAGCGAGGACGATTTAACAAGGCTAGCCTGGAAGATCTATACAACAAAAAATAAACAAAAGATTGAAGAGGGCTTCGATCCTCTCGGCATAAAGGTTCCTAAAAGGCTACTTGAGACCCCAACACCATTAGGCAGTATCAACGAACAATACATACGGGAGGTGGTTGAGAAAATATTTGATAGAATAAAATGA
- a CDS encoding 4Fe-4S binding protein, whose product MRAWEMLHMIKRLAVVDANKCVGCQLCMLACTSRFGYAGLNKSAISVRSLGGVERGFTVIVCRSCRDPPCARVCPVEALTVKDGGGVTLNSSKCIGCGHCVNACDIGAVMWDSEWMKPVICVGCGYCASFCPHGVLKLEEAI is encoded by the coding sequence ATGAGAGCTTGGGAGATGCTTCACATGATTAAGCGGCTTGCTGTTGTAGATGCAAATAAGTGCGTTGGTTGCCAGCTCTGCATGCTTGCATGCACGAGCAGGTTTGGCTATGCTGGACTGAACAAGAGTGCAATTAGCGTCAGATCTTTAGGTGGTGTTGAAAGGGGCTTCACCGTAATCGTTTGCAGATCATGCAGAGACCCTCCATGTGCTAGGGTATGCCCTGTCGAAGCTTTGACAGTGAAGGATGGAGGCGGCGTGACCTTAAATTCAAGCAAATGTATAGGTTGTGGGCATTGTGTAAATGCATGTGACATAGGCGCGGTCATGTGGGATTCAGAATGGATGAAACCCGTAATATGCGTGGGCTGCGGCTATTGTGCCAGTTTTTGTCCTCATGGTGTCCTCAAACTGGAGGAGGCAATTTAG